The following are encoded together in the Flavobacterium haoranii genome:
- a CDS encoding alpha-ketoacid dehydrogenase subunit alpha/beta, whose product MNKATETGVLSFEDFKKEVINDYKIAVVSRECSLLGRREVLTGKAKFGIFGDGKEVPQLAMAKAFKNGDFRSGYYRDQTFMMAIGAMNIEQFFAGLYGHTDINFDPMSAGRQMGGHFATHSLDENGNWKNLTQQKNSSADISPTAGQMPRLLGLAQASKIFRNVKGLETFTNFSNKGNEVAWGTIGNASTSEGLFFETINAAGVLQVPMVMSVWDDEYGISVHARHQTTKENISEILKGFQRDEDTNGYEILRVKGWDYPALVETYQKASDIARNEHIPVLIHVQELTQPQGHSTSGSHERYKSKERLEWETEFDCIAKMKEWMLANNIATEEELNEIDSNSKKEVLEGKKAAWTAFTAPIKAEQQELVGLLNSIAATSPNKVFIEKYANDLASIKEPIRKDIITNARKVLRLIVQENGKGQLASWIKGYFTKVQPKFSSHLFSESNKNVTSIEEVKPQYDNTAEDVDARLVIRDNFDAIFSKYPEALIFGEDSGNIGDVNQGLEGMQEKYGELRVSDAGIREATILGQGIGMAMRGLRPIAEIQYLDYLLYAIQIMSDDLATLQYRTNGRQKAPLIIRTRGHRLEGIWHSGSPMGMIINAVRGIHVLVPRNMTKAAGFYNTLLEADEPALIVECLNGYRLKEKMPTNLGEFKTPIGVVETIKEGSDITLVSYGSTLRLVEQAANELESFGISAEVIDIQSLLPFDIHHDIVKSIAKTNRLLVIDEDVPGGASAYILQEIVENQKAYKHLDSEPQTLASKAHRPAYGTDGDYFSKPSVEDIFEKVYAIMNEVNPTKYPSLY is encoded by the coding sequence ATGAATAAAGCCACAGAAACAGGAGTTTTGTCTTTTGAAGATTTTAAAAAAGAAGTAATCAATGATTACAAAATTGCGGTTGTAAGTAGAGAATGTAGTTTACTTGGACGTAGAGAAGTACTTACAGGAAAAGCTAAATTCGGTATTTTTGGAGACGGAAAAGAAGTTCCGCAATTAGCAATGGCTAAAGCTTTCAAAAATGGTGATTTCCGTTCGGGTTATTACCGTGACCAAACTTTTATGATGGCAATTGGCGCTATGAACATCGAGCAGTTTTTTGCTGGTTTATACGGTCATACTGATATAAATTTTGATCCCATGAGTGCTGGACGCCAAATGGGTGGACACTTTGCAACGCACAGTTTGGATGAAAATGGGAATTGGAAAAACCTTACACAACAAAAAAACTCAAGTGCCGACATCTCTCCTACTGCAGGACAAATGCCACGTTTGTTAGGATTAGCACAAGCTTCAAAAATATTTAGAAACGTAAAAGGCTTAGAAACTTTTACAAATTTTTCAAATAAAGGAAACGAAGTCGCTTGGGGAACTATTGGTAACGCATCTACTTCTGAAGGTTTATTTTTTGAAACGATAAATGCTGCTGGTGTTTTACAAGTACCAATGGTAATGAGTGTTTGGGATGATGAATATGGAATTTCGGTTCACGCACGTCATCAAACTACAAAAGAAAATATTTCGGAAATTTTAAAAGGTTTCCAACGCGATGAAGATACTAACGGATACGAAATTCTTCGTGTTAAAGGTTGGGATTACCCTGCTTTAGTTGAAACTTATCAAAAAGCTTCTGATATTGCTCGTAATGAACATATACCTGTTTTAATTCACGTTCAAGAATTAACGCAACCCCAAGGACATTCAACTTCTGGAAGTCATGAACGTTACAAAAGCAAAGAACGTTTAGAATGGGAAACAGAATTTGATTGTATTGCAAAAATGAAGGAATGGATGCTAGCCAACAACATCGCAACCGAAGAAGAATTAAACGAAATTGACAGCAACTCTAAAAAAGAGGTTTTAGAAGGTAAAAAAGCAGCTTGGACAGCATTTACTGCTCCAATTAAAGCGGAACAACAAGAGTTAGTTGGTTTATTAAATTCAATTGCAGCTACAAGTCCAAATAAAGTTTTTATTGAAAAATATGCTAATGATTTAGCTTCTATAAAAGAACCTATTCGCAAAGATATTATTACAAATGCTCGTAAAGTTTTACGTTTAATTGTTCAAGAAAACGGAAAAGGTCAATTAGCTAGTTGGATTAAAGGTTATTTCACTAAAGTTCAACCAAAGTTTAGTTCGCATTTATTCTCAGAATCAAACAAAAATGTTACTTCAATTGAAGAAGTAAAACCACAATATGACAATACTGCTGAAGATGTTGACGCTCGTTTGGTAATTCGCGACAATTTTGATGCAATTTTCTCAAAATATCCTGAAGCTTTAATTTTTGGTGAAGATTCAGGAAACATTGGTGACGTAAACCAAGGTTTAGAAGGAATGCAAGAAAAATATGGCGAATTAAGAGTTTCTGATGCTGGAATTCGTGAAGCTACCATTTTAGGTCAAGGTATTGGAATGGCAATGCGCGGACTTCGTCCAATTGCAGAAATTCAATATTTGGATTATTTGTTGTATGCTATTCAAATCATGAGTGACGATTTAGCTACGCTACAATATAGAACGAATGGAAGACAAAAAGCTCCTCTAATTATTCGTACACGCGGACATCGTTTAGAGGGAATTTGGCATTCTGGTTCGCCAATGGGAATGATTATCAATGCAGTTCGCGGTATTCATGTTTTAGTTCCTAGAAATATGACTAAAGCTGCTGGTTTCTATAACACTTTACTAGAAGCAGACGAACCTGCATTAATCGTTGAGTGTTTAAATGGTTACCGTTTAAAAGAAAAAATGCCAACGAATTTAGGTGAATTCAAAACCCCTATTGGAGTAGTCGAAACCATAAAAGAAGGTTCTGATATTACGTTAGTTTCTTATGGTTCTACATTACGTTTAGTAGAACAAGCGGCAAACGAATTAGAATCTTTTGGAATTAGCGCAGAAGTAATAGATATTCAATCGCTTTTACCTTTCGATATTCATCATGATATTGTAAAGAGTATTGCTAAAACTAATCGTTTATTAGTAATTGACGAAGACGTTCCTGGTGGCGCAAGTGCTTATATTTTACAAGAAATTGTAGAAAACCAAAAAGCATACAAACATTTAGATAGCGAACCACAAACATTAGCTTCTAAAGCACACCGACCAGCGTATGGAACCGATGGTGATTACTTCTCAAAACCAAGCGTAGAAGACATTTTTGAAAAGGTTTACGCTATAATGAACGAAGTAAATCCAACAAAATATCCAAGTTTATATTAA
- a CDS encoding cysteine desulfurase family protein: MEKVYLDNASTTRIRPEVITHMTEVMSQEFGNASSTHSFGRSAKVILETSRKTIASLIGAKSSEILFTSCGTESNNWVLRSAVKDFGVKRIITSKIEHHAVLYTVLALQSEYGISVEFVPLEINGAINYHELENILSEETQGKTLVSLMHVNNEIGTILDLEKVGTLCQNYNALFHSDTVQSVGKMEINLAELPVDFITASAHKFHGPKGVGILFVKKNHVLQPLLFGGEQEKGWRAGTEAVHQVAGMAKALEVSYQKLAEERNHIQNLKNYLREQLLEAFPEVVFNGEQFNGSFTNETFYNLVNVMLPFSTDKTSMILFALDMKGIAVSRGSACQSGSVRPSHVLAEILNLEDIQKPSLRISLSHYNTKEEIDYLIEMLKAV, from the coding sequence ATGGAAAAGGTATATCTTGACAACGCTTCTACAACGCGAATTCGCCCAGAAGTAATTACTCATATGACAGAGGTAATGAGTCAGGAATTTGGAAACGCTTCTTCCACTCATAGTTTTGGACGCAGTGCAAAAGTAATTTTAGAAACGTCAAGAAAAACAATAGCCTCATTAATTGGTGCTAAATCAAGCGAAATTTTATTTACTTCATGTGGAACAGAATCTAATAATTGGGTTTTACGTTCGGCAGTAAAAGATTTTGGCGTAAAGCGTATTATTACTAGTAAAATTGAACATCATGCGGTTTTATATACTGTTTTGGCATTGCAAAGCGAATATGGTATTTCTGTAGAATTTGTTCCATTAGAGATCAATGGAGCAATAAATTACCATGAATTAGAGAATATTTTATCTGAAGAAACTCAAGGGAAAACCTTAGTGAGTTTAATGCATGTAAACAATGAAATTGGAACGATTCTCGATTTAGAAAAAGTAGGGACTTTGTGCCAAAATTATAATGCTTTATTTCATTCGGATACGGTACAATCGGTTGGAAAAATGGAAATAAATTTAGCAGAACTTCCGGTGGATTTTATAACGGCTAGTGCGCACAAATTTCATGGACCCAAAGGTGTTGGTATCTTGTTTGTAAAGAAAAATCATGTGTTGCAGCCTTTGCTTTTTGGTGGCGAACAAGAAAAAGGTTGGCGTGCCGGTACAGAAGCTGTTCATCAAGTTGCTGGGATGGCTAAAGCTTTGGAAGTTTCGTACCAAAAATTAGCAGAAGAACGAAATCATATTCAAAATTTAAAAAACTATTTGCGCGAACAATTGTTAGAAGCTTTTCCGGAAGTGGTTTTTAATGGCGAACAGTTTAACGGAAGCTTTACTAATGAAACTTTTTATAATTTGGTAAATGTTATGCTGCCGTTTTCAACAGATAAAACATCAATGATTTTGTTTGCTTTAGATATGAAAGGAATTGCAGTTTCTCGCGGAAGTGCTTGCCAAAGTGGAAGTGTTCGACCTTCTCATGTTTTAGCAGAAATTTTAAATTTAGAAGACATACAAAAACCAAGCTTACGTATTTCTCTAAGTCATTACAACACCAAAGAAGAGATTGATTATTTGATTGAAATGTTGAAAGCAGTGTAA
- a CDS encoding MFS transporter produces the protein MSTTNVQTKWAQFIPLVSVFFFWGFVAASNDILIPVFKKAFDLSQGQSQLVSVAFYVAYTVGAILYMLISKMMKVDIVQRLGYKNSLSLGLLISALGTLLFYPAANSGSFTLMLSGLFIVGLGFSLQQTVANPLAIVLGPITTGSQRLTLAGGINNFGTTIGPLIVTLAIFGTKPAADHVIDIATVKVPYLILGLAFALVAILLKFSSLPNKIEEQEEEENHSSVKDVRSSALKYPQLVLGMLAIFLYVGVEVSTASNMPAYLESGLGMSISDVAPYVSLYWASLMIGRWTGAVEALGLSEASQKIMKLIMPYIAFGVFLLASYLAGKELQSFYVYALVILVLIVADFASKGNPANMLLIFSGLGILALATGMATSGMVSVYAFTSVGLFCSTLWPCIFTLAISGLGKHTTQGSNFLIMMIMGGGIVSWIQGFVADFTSPHFSYIVGIVCFAYLAFYAYAVKDILTKQGISFDKKVSGGH, from the coding sequence ATGAGTACAACTAATGTTCAAACTAAATGGGCTCAATTTATACCATTAGTTTCTGTATTTTTCTTTTGGGGATTCGTTGCAGCTAGTAACGATATTTTAATTCCCGTTTTTAAGAAAGCATTTGATTTATCCCAAGGGCAAAGTCAATTGGTTTCAGTTGCTTTTTATGTAGCATATACTGTTGGAGCAATATTATACATGCTCATTTCAAAAATGATGAAAGTAGATATTGTTCAAAGATTGGGTTATAAAAATAGTTTGTCTCTAGGTTTGTTGATTTCTGCTTTAGGAACGTTATTATTTTATCCTGCGGCAAATTCAGGTTCTTTTACTTTAATGTTATCGGGATTATTTATTGTAGGTTTAGGTTTTTCTTTACAGCAAACAGTAGCAAATCCTTTAGCTATTGTGTTAGGACCTATTACAACAGGTTCTCAGCGCTTAACTTTGGCTGGAGGTATTAATAACTTCGGAACGACAATTGGACCGTTAATTGTGACACTTGCGATTTTTGGTACAAAACCAGCAGCAGATCATGTAATTGATATTGCAACAGTAAAAGTTCCTTATTTAATTTTAGGATTAGCGTTTGCTTTAGTTGCGATTTTATTAAAGTTTTCTAGTTTGCCAAATAAAATTGAAGAACAAGAAGAAGAAGAAAATCATAGTAGTGTAAAGGATGTTCGTTCTTCTGCTTTAAAATATCCACAATTAGTTTTGGGAATGTTAGCTATTTTCTTATATGTGGGTGTAGAAGTATCTACGGCAAGTAATATGCCTGCTTATTTAGAGTCAGGTTTAGGAATGTCAATTAGTGATGTGGCTCCTTATGTTTCATTATATTGGGCAAGTTTAATGATTGGTCGTTGGACAGGTGCTGTAGAAGCATTAGGATTGTCAGAAGCTTCTCAAAAAATTATGAAGTTAATTATGCCATATATTGCTTTTGGTGTGTTTTTATTAGCAAGTTACTTAGCTGGAAAAGAGTTACAATCATTTTATGTATATGCTTTAGTTATTTTAGTTTTAATTGTGGCTGATTTTGCGAGTAAAGGAAATCCTGCAAATATGTTATTGATATTTTCTGGTTTAGGAATTTTAGCTTTAGCAACAGGTATGGCAACTAGCGGAATGGTGAGTGTTTATGCATTTACAAGTGTTGGTTTGTTCTGTTCTACATTATGGCCATGTATTTTTACTTTAGCAATTAGTGGATTAGGAAAACATACAACGCAAGGAAGTAACTTCTTAATTATGATGATTATGGGTGGAGGAATTGTAAGTTGGATTCAAGGTTTTGTTGCCGATTTTACTTCTCCGCATTTTAGTTATATCGTAGGTATTGTTTGTTTTGCTTATTTAGCTTTTTATGCTTATGCAGTAAAAGATATTTTAACTAAACAAGGAATTAGTTTTGATAAAAAAGTTAGTGGAGGACACTAA
- a CDS encoding Smr/MutS family protein: protein MKNNFFEIGDRVAVLDDVIEGVVKQIKNDQITIETNDNFTMTFFVNELVKINKMNDLGDIFSSKSLTEVLSDKNSPKKHKTVKIKPSKKEDFVLEVDLHIEKLVPSTRGMSNHDILNIQMEEVKRKMDFCIKNRLPRLVLIHGVGEGVLKSEIEFLLGRYDNIVFQDASYRKYGLGATEVYFKQNANR, encoded by the coding sequence ATGAAGAATAATTTTTTTGAAATAGGAGATAGAGTTGCGGTTTTAGATGATGTGATTGAAGGTGTAGTGAAACAAATTAAAAATGATCAAATTACCATTGAAACTAATGATAATTTTACGATGACATTTTTTGTCAACGAATTAGTTAAAATAAATAAAATGAATGATTTAGGTGATATTTTCTCTTCAAAAAGTTTAACTGAAGTTTTGAGTGATAAAAATTCACCAAAAAAGCACAAAACTGTAAAAATTAAACCTTCTAAAAAGGAAGATTTTGTACTTGAAGTTGATTTGCATATTGAAAAATTAGTCCCTTCTACAAGAGGAATGTCTAATCATGATATACTCAATATTCAGATGGAAGAAGTTAAAAGAAAGATGGATTTCTGTATCAAAAATAGATTGCCTCGTTTGGTATTAATTCATGGTGTTGGCGAGGGTGTTTTAAAGTCAGAAATTGAGTTTTTATTAGGTAGGTATGACAACATAGTTTTTCAAGATGCTAGCTATCGAAAATATGGTTTAGGAGCAACTGAAGTTTATTTTAAACAAAATGCAAATAGATAA
- a CDS encoding DUF2752 domain-containing protein produces the protein MEEYMLPCMSKKLFGVECIGCGTQRALILLLKGEFVEAFKMYPPIYTLVILFLFLFLHIVDKSRNYTRIVISLAIINLIIMILSYAYKMYNY, from the coding sequence ATGGAAGAATACATGTTACCTTGTATGAGCAAAAAACTTTTTGGTGTTGAGTGTATAGGATGCGGTACGCAAAGAGCTTTAATATTGCTTTTGAAAGGAGAATTTGTAGAAGCTTTTAAAATGTATCCTCCTATTTATACTTTAGTCATTTTATTTTTATTTTTATTTCTTCACATTGTGGACAAATCAAGAAACTATACTCGTATAGTTATTTCACTTGCTATAATAAATCTAATTATAATGATATTATCTTACGCCTATAAAATGTATAATTACTAA
- a CDS encoding CCC motif membrane protein: protein MENQKLPNATPVLVLGIISIITCCCYGIVGAIAGIVGLVLAKKDLALYNENPSAYSNYNNLKIGRILCIVGIVLSILYIVYIIALISMFGMETLQDPQVLQEKIREMMGK from the coding sequence ATGGAAAATCAAAAACTACCTAATGCTACCCCTGTTCTTGTTCTTGGTATTATTTCAATTATTACATGTTGTTGCTACGGAATTGTAGGAGCAATTGCTGGAATCGTTGGTTTAGTTCTTGCAAAAAAAGATTTAGCACTTTACAACGAAAATCCTTCTGCTTATAGCAACTATAATAACTTAAAAATTGGTCGCATTCTTTGTATCGTGGGAATTGTATTAAGTATATTATATATTGTTTATATCATAGCTTTGATTTCAATGTTTGGAATGGAAACACTTCAAGATCCTCAAGTATTACAAGAAAAAATAAGAGAGATGATGGGAAAATAA
- a CDS encoding chloramphenicol acetyltransferase, translating into MKKLDLQNWNRKEHYEFFKNFDNPYFGIVTEVDCTVAFDNAKKNKISFFASYLHKSMKAVNEVEAFKYRILEDEVVIYDVIHAGTTIGRADGTFGFSFIHFSEDFETFNLELQKEIEAVQKSTGLRLNNEDLKHNLIRHSTLPWSSFTGLLHPTKNSASESVPKITFGKAYLKDNKRFLPVSVEANHALMDGYHIAQYLEKFQLFLSEEK; encoded by the coding sequence ATGAAGAAATTAGATTTACAAAATTGGAACAGAAAAGAGCATTACGAATTCTTTAAAAATTTTGATAATCCTTATTTTGGAATTGTTACTGAAGTTGATTGTACCGTTGCGTTTGACAATGCTAAAAAAAATAAAATTTCATTTTTTGCGAGTTATTTGCACAAATCGATGAAAGCTGTAAATGAAGTAGAAGCTTTTAAATATCGAATTTTAGAAGACGAAGTCGTTATTTATGATGTTATTCATGCTGGAACTACAATTGGTAGAGCAGATGGAACATTTGGATTTTCGTTTATTCATTTTTCCGAAGATTTTGAAACGTTCAATTTAGAATTACAAAAAGAGATTGAAGCGGTACAAAAATCAACAGGTTTACGCCTAAATAATGAAGATTTAAAACATAATCTAATAAGACATTCTACGTTGCCTTGGTCTTCTTTTACAGGTTTATTACATCCAACAAAGAATAGCGCTAGTGAATCGGTTCCAAAAATTACGTTTGGTAAAGCATATTTGAAAGACAATAAAAGATTTTTACCTGTTTCGGTTGAAGCAAACCATGCTTTAATGGACGGATATCACATAGCGCAATATTTAGAAAAATTTCAATTATTTTTAAGCGAAGAGAAATAG
- a CDS encoding glycosyltransferase family 4 protein produces the protein MTQFLALKDSKKILIITYYWPPAGGPGVQRWLKFVKYLPDFGIEPHVYIPENPTYPLLDEKLIKEVSDKAIVVKQKIREPYALAAVFSKGKAKKISSGIISEKKKQYFLEKLMLWVRGNLFIPDARILWVKPSVNYLKKYIVEHQIETVITTGPPHSLHLIGLQLKKETNVNWITDFRDPWTTIGYHNKLKLSNWAAKKHKTLEKEVLNTCDEVIVTSPTTKKEFEAITSKPISVITNGYDVERVEKKPMDEKFTLAHIGSLLSERNPKVLWEVLSEIMEENDSFSRLFELKLIGAVSEDVLRSIKDSGLENFVHHLGYVSHEEALQEQRCSQVLLLIEIDSKETACIIPGKVFEYIVSDRPIIAIGPENADFASIIKETNTGKFFTYQDKENIKKHILELFGAFLKDELKVYAVGLQKYSRKQLTAQLSHLLK, from the coding sequence GTGACTCAATTTTTAGCACTGAAAGATTCGAAGAAAATATTAATTATTACATATTATTGGCCACCAGCTGGAGGTCCAGGTGTCCAACGTTGGCTAAAGTTTGTAAAGTATTTACCCGATTTCGGAATTGAACCTCATGTATATATTCCAGAAAATCCAACTTATCCTTTACTTGATGAGAAATTAATTAAAGAGGTTTCGGATAAAGCAATTGTTGTAAAACAGAAAATTAGAGAACCTTATGCTTTAGCGGCTGTTTTTTCAAAAGGGAAAGCAAAAAAAATAAGTTCAGGAATAATTTCTGAAAAGAAAAAGCAATATTTTTTAGAAAAACTGATGTTGTGGGTAAGAGGCAATCTATTTATTCCAGATGCTCGTATTTTATGGGTAAAACCATCGGTTAATTATTTGAAGAAATATATTGTTGAACATCAAATAGAAACTGTTATCACTACTGGTCCGCCACATAGTTTACATTTAATTGGTTTACAATTAAAAAAAGAAACAAATGTAAATTGGATTACCGATTTTCGTGATCCTTGGACAACTATTGGTTATCACAATAAGTTAAAGTTGAGTAATTGGGCTGCAAAAAAGCATAAGACTTTAGAAAAAGAAGTTTTAAACACTTGTGATGAAGTTATTGTAACCTCGCCAACAACCAAAAAAGAGTTTGAAGCAATTACTTCTAAGCCAATTTCTGTAATTACAAATGGTTACGATGTAGAAAGAGTAGAGAAGAAGCCAATGGATGAAAAATTTACTTTGGCACATATTGGTTCATTGCTTTCAGAACGAAATCCAAAAGTATTATGGGAAGTTTTAAGCGAAATTATGGAAGAAAATGATTCATTTTCTCGACTTTTTGAATTAAAACTAATTGGAGCTGTAAGCGAAGATGTTTTACGTTCCATAAAAGATAGCGGACTTGAAAATTTTGTTCATCATTTAGGTTATGTTTCACACGAAGAAGCTTTACAAGAACAAAGATGTTCGCAAGTATTGTTATTAATTGAAATAGATTCGAAAGAAACAGCATGCATTATTCCTGGAAAAGTTTTTGAATATATTGTTTCAGATAGACCAATTATAGCAATTGGACCCGAAAATGCGGATTTTGCTTCCATAATAAAAGAAACTAATACCGGAAAGTTTTTTACCTATCAAGATAAAGAAAATATTAAAAAGCACATTTTAGAGCTTTTTGGAGCGTTTTTAAAAGATGAGTTAAAAGTTTATGCAGTTGGACTTCAAAAATACAGCAGAAAGCAATTAACAGCACAATTAAGTCATTTATTAAAATAA
- a CDS encoding YfhO family protein: MQRLKSLWPHALVIIGFVIVALIYFYPVLEGKVIYQSDIAQYTGMAKEQNDFRSEFKEEPFWTNSAFGGMPTYQLGANYPHNYIKKVDSILRFLPRPADYLFLYFLGFYILLVVLKVDPLKAFFGALAFGFSTYLVIILGVGHNAKAHAIAYFPMVLAGVLLVFQKKYWSGGILTMLAAALEIQANHFQMTYYLLILLLIVGVYYIIQLVKEKAFNDLAKILGVFAVAGLLAIGANATNLMATSEYTDYSIRGKSELTFNPDGTQNDTKTSMKYDYITEYSYGIGESLNLIAPRLYGGGHGETLNEDSEVYKFLLGYGASPYEALQTAQEYGRTYWGDQPIVEAPAYIGIVVFFLAMLALFIDNRKVKYVFVAGILISLFLSWGKNFDFLTKFFVNYVPLYDKFRAVSSIQVVLELCFPILAMMGLQSFFISSKETQIKGLKNSVMYTGGLLIALLVLKGMFSFSGAIDGRLLEVFQQSGDNSFGVGFVDALKQDRKNMYTNDLLRGLFFVLAVAGALFLYTKEKLSSTIAVVVVGLLMVSDLFTIDKKYVAQDKFVDAYRMEQPFQQTEADKEIMNDKSIFRVYEVQGRLQGRTSYFHKSVGGYSAVRPRRMDELFNYEVENKFDELFNSVDLETGNLNKSNAVLDLLNVKYLIFPGREQDIVIKNPSANGNAWFVEKVKVVNSADEEIKALDKLDTKNEATIFQIMNSVKENSLTSYSKHFFRNQEYKKDSLASIQLEVYKPNYLKYISNNSNEGFAVFSEMYYKNGWKATIDGKEASIYNVDYVLRGLQVPAGKHTIEFSFEPKVVATGSTIALIASIIMFLIIGYGVYLESKK; this comes from the coding sequence ATGCAGAGATTAAAATCGCTTTGGCCACATGCTTTAGTTATTATTGGTTTTGTAATTGTGGCGCTTATTTATTTTTATCCGGTTTTAGAAGGAAAAGTTATTTATCAATCTGATATTGCCCAATATACCGGAATGGCAAAAGAGCAAAACGATTTTAGAAGCGAATTTAAAGAAGAACCTTTTTGGACAAATAGTGCTTTTGGAGGAATGCCTACTTATCAATTAGGTGCAAATTATCCTCATAATTATATTAAGAAAGTAGATAGTATTTTACGATTTTTACCTCGTCCTGCAGATTATTTGTTTTTATATTTCTTAGGATTCTATATTTTATTAGTGGTTTTAAAAGTAGATCCATTAAAAGCTTTTTTTGGAGCTTTAGCCTTCGGTTTTTCAACATATCTAGTTATAATACTTGGTGTTGGACATAATGCAAAAGCACATGCCATTGCTTATTTTCCAATGGTTTTAGCTGGTGTATTGCTGGTTTTTCAAAAAAAATATTGGTCGGGTGGAATTTTAACTATGTTGGCAGCAGCGTTAGAAATTCAAGCCAACCACTTTCAAATGACCTATTATTTGCTAATTCTGTTATTGATTGTTGGTGTTTATTACATTATACAATTAGTAAAAGAAAAAGCATTTAATGATTTAGCTAAAATATTAGGAGTTTTTGCAGTTGCAGGTTTATTAGCAATTGGTGCCAATGCTACAAATTTAATGGCAACATCGGAATATACAGATTATAGTATTCGTGGAAAAAGTGAATTAACTTTTAATCCGGATGGCACTCAGAATGATACTAAAACTTCTATGAAGTATGATTATATTACAGAATATAGTTATGGAATAGGGGAAAGTTTAAATTTAATTGCTCCTAGATTATATGGTGGTGGTCATGGTGAAACTTTAAATGAAGATTCTGAAGTTTATAAATTTTTATTAGGTTACGGCGCTTCTCCTTATGAAGCTTTACAAACTGCTCAAGAATACGGGCGAACATATTGGGGCGATCAACCTATTGTTGAAGCTCCAGCGTATATTGGTATTGTAGTGTTTTTCTTGGCAATGTTAGCATTGTTTATAGATAATAGAAAAGTAAAATATGTTTTCGTTGCTGGAATTTTGATTTCTTTATTCTTATCATGGGGAAAAAACTTTGATTTCTTAACGAAGTTTTTCGTGAATTATGTGCCATTATACGATAAATTTAGAGCGGTATCATCTATACAAGTTGTGTTAGAATTGTGTTTTCCAATTTTAGCCATGATGGGATTACAATCGTTTTTTATTTCTTCAAAAGAAACTCAAATAAAAGGTTTAAAGAATTCGGTAATGTATACTGGCGGACTTTTAATTGCTTTATTAGTTTTAAAAGGAATGTTCAGTTTTTCAGGTGCTATAGATGGAAGATTATTAGAAGTTTTCCAACAAAGTGGAGATAATTCATTTGGAGTTGGTTTTGTGGATGCTTTAAAACAAGATCGTAAAAATATGTACACTAACGATTTGTTAAGAGGTTTGTTTTTTGTTTTAGCAGTTGCGGGAGCTTTATTTTTATATACTAAAGAAAAATTATCGTCAACAATTGCTGTTGTAGTTGTAGGATTACTAATGGTATCCGATTTGTTTACAATCGACAAAAAATATGTAGCACAAGATAAATTTGTAGATGCATATAGAATGGAGCAACCTTTCCAACAAACTGAAGCTGACAAAGAAATCATGAATGATAAATCAATTTTTAGAGTTTATGAAGTTCAGGGAAGATTGCAAGGAAGAACCTCATATTTTCATAAATCGGTGGGTGGCTATAGTGCTGTAAGGCCAAGAAGAATGGATGAATTGTTTAATTATGAAGTAGAAAATAAGTTTGATGAATTGTTTAATTCAGTAGATTTAGAAACGGGCAATTTAAACAAAAGTAATGCTGTTTTAGATTTATTAAATGTAAAATATTTAATTTTTCCAGGTAGAGAACAAGATATTGTAATAAAAAATCCTTCGGCTAACGGAAATGCTTGGTTTGTAGAAAAAGTTAAAGTAGTAAATTCTGCAGATGAAGAAATTAAAGCTTTAGATAAACTAGACACTAAGAATGAAGCAACTATTTTTCAGATAATGAATAGTGTTAAAGAAAATAGTTTAACATCTTATTCTAAGCATTTTTTTAGAAATCAAGAATATAAAAAAGATTCATTAGCTTCAATTCAATTAGAAGTATATAAACCAAATTATTTAAAATATATATCTAATAATTCAAATGAAGGTTTTGCAGTGTTTTCTGAAATGTATTACAAGAATGGTTGGAAAGCGACAATTGATGGAAAAGAAGCAAGTATTTATAATGTAGATTATGTATTACGTGGTTTGCAAGTTCCGGCTGGTAAACATACGATTGAGTTTTCATTTGAACCAAAAGTAGTTGCAACAGGAAGTACAATTGCATTAATAGCTTCAATAATTATGTTTTTAATAATTGGATACGGAGTTTACTTGGAAAGTAAAAAGTAA